A single Armatimonadia bacterium DNA region contains:
- a CDS encoding ATP-binding protein: MSYLNTVSPSQQPAPKRTNGAALSHRALRAVAEKIGLWWSLLAVGGAILVVFAGQREWFLLQAFAVAIAILGISGLQAWANIALRSETQPTLAAHSEAAAAVEASPTPMYAFHVPSRTMLYVNDDFAKLLGYAREELEGQIGLGLCPEWVATRAELGLQRLATERFSHAREVPWIRRDGAIVWLDMYSRMLGESASPVALIALHDTTERRAMEEELERRSEALRAANQELTDSVGQLAASEVRHRALFAQAMDAVLLVDADTTVIRDANPQALQVIGATREELLDQTVAILDADGVVRFRNIVQETIRKTGVLFSEIPLRRRDGQFVSVDLSGSLVTYQDKRLVQLVFHDVSERRKLREQLEKTNRDLEVQGAELQRVNAQLARANVVKSQFLANMSHEIRTPLNAINGFAELLADDSFGTLDEQQRGFVERIIDAGQHLLQLINDVIDLSKVEAGTIKLDLQPIRVDLVVDQATKIIKGMARNKGVSLQVHMPDDPPVVLADERRIKQILFNLLTNAIRYAPEGTAVDISVESDADFARMSVTDRGAGIPPELHGAIFQEFVQVGRQEDQLGGAGLGLPLSRNLVELHGGEIGVESMPGAGATFWFSVPIAIPPEDETTIASVLHSIDAPGRLRPN, translated from the coding sequence GTGAGTTATCTGAACACGGTAAGCCCCAGTCAACAGCCCGCTCCAAAACGCACCAATGGCGCCGCGCTCAGTCACCGGGCTTTGCGGGCCGTAGCGGAGAAGATTGGGCTATGGTGGTCGCTCCTGGCAGTCGGTGGCGCCATACTCGTCGTGTTCGCAGGGCAACGCGAATGGTTCCTCCTGCAGGCCTTTGCGGTCGCTATTGCGATACTCGGGATCTCGGGCCTGCAAGCCTGGGCTAACATTGCACTCCGCTCTGAGACCCAGCCCACCCTCGCCGCTCACAGCGAGGCCGCTGCTGCAGTCGAGGCCAGTCCCACGCCCATGTATGCCTTCCATGTCCCAAGCCGCACCATGCTCTACGTCAACGACGACTTCGCCAAGCTCCTCGGCTACGCCCGCGAGGAACTCGAGGGCCAGATCGGCCTCGGACTGTGCCCCGAGTGGGTGGCCACTCGGGCCGAACTCGGCCTGCAGCGGCTGGCCACCGAGCGCTTCTCGCACGCACGCGAGGTCCCCTGGATCCGTCGCGATGGCGCGATCGTCTGGCTCGACATGTACTCCCGTATGCTTGGAGAGTCTGCCAGTCCCGTCGCGCTTATCGCACTGCACGACACGACCGAGCGACGCGCGATGGAGGAAGAGCTCGAACGTCGCTCCGAAGCCCTCCGTGCCGCCAACCAAGAGCTCACCGACAGCGTGGGCCAGCTTGCAGCCTCTGAAGTGCGCCACCGCGCCCTCTTCGCTCAGGCCATGGACGCTGTCCTGCTGGTCGACGCCGACACTACCGTCATCCGCGACGCCAATCCTCAGGCGCTGCAGGTGATCGGGGCCACCCGCGAGGAGCTCCTCGACCAGACTGTTGCGATCCTGGATGCCGACGGCGTCGTGCGCTTCCGTAACATCGTCCAGGAGACGATCCGCAAAACCGGCGTGCTCTTCTCCGAGATCCCCTTGCGGCGCCGTGACGGTCAGTTCGTCAGCGTCGACCTCAGCGGCAGTCTCGTAACCTATCAGGACAAGCGCCTCGTCCAGCTCGTTTTCCACGATGTCTCAGAGCGCCGCAAGCTTCGTGAGCAGCTTGAGAAGACCAACCGTGACCTCGAGGTCCAGGGCGCCGAGCTGCAGCGCGTCAATGCTCAGCTTGCGAGGGCCAACGTCGTTAAGTCCCAGTTCCTCGCCAACATGAGTCACGAGATACGCACGCCGCTCAACGCCATCAACGGTTTCGCCGAGTTGCTCGCCGACGACTCCTTCGGCACCCTCGATGAGCAGCAGCGCGGTTTCGTCGAGCGTATCATCGACGCCGGGCAGCATCTCCTCCAGCTCATTAACGACGTCATCGACCTCTCCAAGGTCGAGGCCGGCACCATCAAGCTCGACCTCCAGCCGATTCGTGTCGACCTGGTCGTTGACCAGGCCACAAAGATCATCAAGGGCATGGCACGCAACAAGGGCGTTAGCCTCCAGGTCCACATGCCGGACGATCCGCCCGTCGTCCTTGCCGACGAGAGGCGGATCAAGCAGATTCTCTTCAACCTGCTCACCAACGCCATCCGGTACGCCCCTGAGGGCACCGCCGTTGATATCTCGGTGGAGTCCGATGCCGACTTCGCCCGCATGTCCGTTACCGATCGTGGTGCCGGTATCCCGCCCGAACTGCATGGCGCCATCTTCCAGGAGTTCGTCCAGGTCGGACGCCAGGAGGACCAACTTGGTGGGGCTGGTCTGGGTCTACCTCTGAGCCGTAACCTGGTCGAGCTGCATGGCGGAGAGATCGGCGTGGAGAGCATGCCGGGCGCCGGGGCCACCTTCTGGTTCTCCGTCCCCATCGCAATCCCGCCCGAGGACGAGACGACCATCGCCTCTGTCCTCCACAGCATCGATGCACCGGGGCGCCTGCGCCCCAACTAA